One genomic segment of Thermostichus vulcanus str. 'Rupite' includes these proteins:
- a CDS encoding RNA recognition motif domain-containing protein, with the protein MSIYVGNLSFKVTEADLTAVFAEYGSVKRVQIPADRETGRIRGFGFVEMSSDTEEEAAIAALDGAEWMGRDLKVNKARPREERPAFGGGGDRRRNFQSRY; encoded by the coding sequence ATGTCGATTTATGTCGGTAACCTTTCCTTTAAGGTAACTGAGGCGGATTTGACCGCTGTTTTTGCTGAGTATGGTTCTGTGAAGCGGGTGCAGATCCCTGCTGACCGTGAAACAGGCCGCATTCGGGGTTTTGGCTTTGTGGAAATGAGCTCGGACACTGAAGAAGAAGCTGCCATTGCTGCTCTGGATGGAGCGGAGTGGATGGGGCGTGATCTGAAAGTGAACAAGGCTCGTCCACGGGAGGAGCGCCCTGCCTTTGGTGGCGGTGGCGATCGTCGTCGCAACTTCCAAAGCCGCTATTGA